A single region of the Mycobacterium avium subsp. avium genome encodes:
- a CDS encoding nucleoside deaminase: MISDEDLIRSALAVAATAGPRDVPIGAVVVGADGTELARAVNAREALGDPTAHAEILALRAAAAALGDGWRLEGATLAVTVEPCTMCAGALVLARIARLVFGAWEPKTGAVGSLWDVVRDRRLNHRPEVRGGVLERECAALLEGFFARQRLG, from the coding sequence GTGATTTCTGACGAAGACCTGATCCGTTCCGCGCTGGCGGTTGCCGCGACGGCGGGTCCCCGCGACGTGCCCATCGGCGCGGTGGTGGTCGGCGCCGACGGCACCGAACTGGCCCGGGCGGTCAACGCGCGCGAGGCGCTGGGGGATCCGACCGCGCACGCCGAAATCCTGGCGCTGCGGGCGGCGGCCGCCGCGCTCGGGGACGGGTGGCGGCTGGAAGGCGCCACGCTGGCCGTCACCGTCGAACCGTGCACCATGTGCGCGGGCGCGCTGGTGCTCGCGCGCATCGCCCGGCTGGTGTTCGGTGCCTGGGAGCCCAAGACCGGAGCGGTCGGATCGCTGTGGGATGTGGTGCGCGATCGGCGGCTCAACCACCGCCCGGAAGTGCGCGGCGGGGTGCTGGAGCGAGAGTGCGCCGCGCTGCTGGAGGGCTTCTTCGCCCGCCAGCGATTGGGGTGA
- a CDS encoding tRNA adenosine deaminase-associated protein, with product MGAQRASAQGLSADTPDGFGVAVVREEGQWRCAPMAPKSLTSLSAAETELRELRSSGAVFGLLDVDDEFFVIVRPAPSGTRLLLSDATAALDYDIAAEVLDKLDADIDPEDLEDSDPFEEGDLGLLSDIGLPEAVLGVILDETDLYADEQLGRIAREMGFADQLSAVIDRLGR from the coding sequence ATGGGAGCACAACGGGCCTCTGCCCAGGGCCTGTCCGCGGACACGCCGGACGGTTTCGGTGTCGCGGTGGTGCGTGAAGAGGGGCAGTGGCGCTGCGCCCCGATGGCCCCCAAGTCGCTGACGAGCCTGTCGGCCGCCGAGACCGAACTGCGCGAACTGCGCAGCTCCGGCGCGGTGTTCGGGCTGCTCGACGTGGACGACGAATTCTTCGTCATCGTGCGGCCCGCGCCGTCGGGCACGCGGTTGCTGCTCTCGGACGCCACCGCCGCGCTGGACTACGACATCGCCGCCGAGGTGCTCGACAAGCTGGACGCCGACATCGACCCGGAGGACCTCGAGGATTCAGATCCCTTCGAGGAGGGCGACTTAGGCCTGCTCTCCGACATCGGCCTGCCCGAGGCGGTGTTGGGTGTCATCCTCGACGAGACCGATTTGTACGCCGACGAGCAGCTGGGCCGCATTGCCCGCGAGATGGGCTTCGCCGATCAGCTGTCGGCGGTGATCGACCGCCTCGGTCGGTGA